The Cydia pomonella isolate Wapato2018A chromosome 9, ilCydPomo1, whole genome shotgun sequence sequence ACGACCGAAAAGAAGAAATAATAGCGCGTCAAccaccataaggtacctttacccgtggaaTGTCACCCATAAAGTGAACAACGTAACATACATCCTTCATCTGTGGTAGAGTTACAACATATACAGAAAAATCATACGTTACTACCGGTATTTCTATAATTATTGCAATATATTATTGTGATCTGTCATCTAACATCTTCCTTAAGTTCTTCTGGCTATTAATGCAACAAAATATGATGGTTTGAGCCTACAGGCAGGTTGATATGAATTCTACactattaagtatattaataaGTATTGTGCAGAACACATTCACTCTACACTTACAGACATCAAATCACAATAAAATACTCTATGTACAAATTCAAAATTGAACCCAGTTCTGCTGACTGGCTGGAGTCGTCGCCTGTTGGCTTGGagcactgaaaaaaaaaacctatgaaTATCAATGTTTCTAATAGAGAGCGTAAGTGAAATGTAGGGGGCGTCATAggaacactaatcaatatgtaaacaagccTAAATGTACACATTCACAGGGGCCATATAAGGTAAAAACAAATCTTctattatctccaaaatggagttaattataatattaatttaagctcagaaatgcaccctgaaaattgaattaaaaaaaaacaatgtgtaTGATTCCAGTTAGAACCCGTATAAACTGTGGTTTTTAAACTTCTTGTTTAtaatcagggcccgtacatttcatgccgttgacggaaaaatgacgtcacgctacatagagcaTGATTGCAATTAGTCGTTTcgcaataattaatcatttgtcaacctctttagttaactgatagAGATACTTGACACTCAGTACAGACGCGTCTAACTTTTCACGTTCACGTTCTTACTGTCACGCGACAAAATAATGGATtgctagtttattatttaaatgatacatatttttgatttttaacattGTAGTGTTATAATAAAAACTGCCTGTATGTgaaattattaacattgtagTGTTATAATAAAAACTGCCTGTATGTGaaattacgtaatttttatAACAACTGCACGATATGTATGGGCcctgtttataatattaatgtgCCCTAGTGGCGGACCATGCACATCCCATTAATGAAGACATTATAAAAACCGTGGAACTTTACTGCCAAAGGCAGAGAGATGTGTAAATTGATGGATGATGAGATTGATGAGTTCACCTGAGATTATTCCTTTATCTGTCATTTCTGTTGTAATTCTTACCTAGCAGAGTTGTAATCGCCCCACTCCGAGGTCGCGGGAGCGGCAGGCACGGCGGGCGAGGCCGCGTGCtgcggcgacggcggcggcggcaggcGCGAGCctcccggcggcggcggcagcagcCCACCGCCCGCAGCGGCACCCACGCCGCGGCGGGGCTTCGTGTCTGAACCGTCTTTTTTCTGGAGAGATtatgattaaatattattaaagatgATTATGATTAAATGTATTATGGTGCCATTTATTTATCAGATCAGGTTAATGGCAACTGTAAGTATCTCATGCAATCAGTGCAATCAATTGTTACAATCTGTTTGTACTGCAGTAGTTGTTTTCTtccaataaattatataaacaatGTCTATGATAAATGGTGTCATTGAAAACTAACACATAGATTTTAATATCATGctattataattaatagaaGAAAACCTACTTCCATTACCAATAGGGTAGTCAAACCAGTTTCTTTTCTCGAAGTGTCAAAACAATTAGCTACTATGGAATATATGTTAAAATATGTACTCTTTTTAGTTCttttggtttattattattatttagttttagacaggcagctgatgctaGTACAACTAAATCAGAGTTCATTTAGCACAATTTAACtgtttagataaattctcaagtttatttttaaattgattcacaCTTGTAGAGTTCACAACTTTAGATGGTAATTTGTTCCACACCTTTACTATTcagtttgcaataaagttttagcCGATATTTGTGCTAAGCTTTGTTGTTACTAGTTTAAGGTAATGTCCTCTTGTgcgcattttattatttttgcggtgctttatttcgtgcatggtggGAAATAATTTCTTTGAAAAACAGGCATCATTcctattattaaaaactgattaCCAATAAAACACATTGTAGGTCTGTCAGTTGTCAATTTATGTAGGTAGTAAGAACAAGGTATCCACTTAAATGAATGACAAAGTTGGATCTAATTTCAACTATTTACTAATTTCAAACAGTGACTATATCACAGGAAGTGAAAAACACTACCTACCTACCcttttcatgaaaataaaataaacagtacAAAAGTGTTCAAACAAAGATTCTTACAGTAATTTTCATGTTGATCTTAATTGTCTCTCCATCCTTGAAACCAAGGTCTAGTTGCTGTGCAGGGGCAGCAGGGCCTTCCTGTTCTTTTCTTAGCCATTTAAAATGGTCTTGAAGGGCCACATTAAGGTCAAAAGAGTCAGACCTGTCACCAAATCCCAGTCCAATGTAAGCACTGCGACCTACAAATTGTAACATATTACAACACATTTGTAAATAAgaaagttattttattgtatggtttaTAAAATGTTCATAAATACCATTATCATCCTGAATCTTTACAACAAAGTAACGTGAGCTGTCCGTCACAGATTCGAGAGCCACCCCCGGATATTTATCGATAGGGCATTTAGCAAAAAGCTGGCCAGATGTTTTATCTTCTAGCTTCATTACCAATTCCTCCCCTTTCGAAACCAGCCTCATGCGACCAGTCCATTGTGGCTCTTGCAGGTTCCAATCTGCTGCCCTAAAAAACACCCACTTTTTATCTAGCACTATCAAATAATTACGAATTCACAATTTAATTACATACCTATATCCTCTGTTTGTAGTTTTAGggggtattttaaaaacaaagacTTCATTTTTTACGAGTATCACACTCTCGTATGTATCCATTTTAAGAGACGATTGATAGAATAAATCAACCTTCTATACAATAAACAAAGATTTGTTTCATTCGATACGAATTTATTTTGGATATTTGGAAAAGCAAGTACTGACGAACTGACTGACGTgacgtttt is a genomic window containing:
- the LOC133521292 gene encoding NECAP-like protein CG9132 isoform X3; amino-acid sequence: MRLVSKGEELVMKLEDKTSGQLFAKCPIDKYPGVALESVTDSSRYFVVKIQDDNGRSAYIGLGFGDRSDSFDLNVALQDHFKWLRKEQEGPAAPAQQLDLGFKDGETIKINMKITKKDGSDTKPRRGVGAAAGGGLLPPPPGGSRLPPPPSPQHAASPAVPAAPATSEWGDYNSASAPSQQATTPASQQNWVQF
- the LOC133521292 gene encoding NECAP-like protein CG9132 isoform X2; the encoded protein is MKSLFLKYPLKLQTEDIDKKWVFFRAADWNLQEPQWTGRMRLVSKGEELVMKLEDKTSGQLFAKCPIDKYPGVALESVTDSSRYFVVKIQDDNGRSAYIGLGFGDRSDSFDLNVALQDHFKWLRKEQEGPAAPAQQLDLGFKDGETIKINMKITKKDGSDTKPRRGVGAAAGGGLLPPPPGGSRLPPPPSPQHAASPAVPAAPATSEWGDYNSASAPSQQATTPASQQNWVQF
- the LOC133521292 gene encoding NECAP-like protein CG9132 isoform X1; translation: MDTYESVILVKNEVFVFKIPPKTTNRGYRAADWNLQEPQWTGRMRLVSKGEELVMKLEDKTSGQLFAKCPIDKYPGVALESVTDSSRYFVVKIQDDNGRSAYIGLGFGDRSDSFDLNVALQDHFKWLRKEQEGPAAPAQQLDLGFKDGETIKINMKITKKDGSDTKPRRGVGAAAGGGLLPPPPGGSRLPPPPSPQHAASPAVPAAPATSEWGDYNSASAPSQQATTPASQQNWVQF